From a single Endozoicomonas euniceicola genomic region:
- a CDS encoding WD40 repeat domain-containing protein, translated as MKTIKLLVINQLLLLLALSFFLPMTGYGSAFSILPEWMWRDSPSNKAAVKISQIVLANDAPSLLFSYEINKTSSDFVQPEKNQVYTRWDGCKNDSLRICFRRAAKVFEGGYSYPPTISGSTELNVEMGEVTPDEGGWQSVASVRLTGKGSGWLVIAGDDGWRIAPDCTGIDSDDSSVLNRSEKPSVDLVVPTALVLKKGNNAENHGSPYSRRSLPDISDITKQNNLPGDRDDLLTGSSGGGSFDDHDDSFKRRPGGNDRRPLFFFEVTSRMHGVAVSIPGTAGQPGEVKKLVLRPQIILVIWRGWERREIPVTSQMWCSIKRAGLDGDPGLFLALAESDPDKLKETLENYLKKHSPLADVLSYHCEDLNLNPKAGNARLLSVSVFPGSCPSGVGCSGGEKEANGAMNDLPRNNPDGYACNNHGQPVKSFGNNGGGGDGSGNPEINSCTFCGNAQVNSNGLCTNCLTAKQEAAKEKPSTPSGNQAEEKTTNDVSVNPLKEVPTLQTLPPEILLEIAKGLSWHDVNRWSLTAKRFFTALNIEEKLKKLSDQYYGSALEAYRKIIKNSDVPAVPNNAIDDPLLRLAYHRATSNKYLTSLGNSTQQQCVATLYGHTNVLNSVTPLADGRLASSSCDNTVRVWDLSKPDGKQCVVTLEGHTHWVKSVTLLADGRLASGSLDKTVKVWDLSKPAGEQCVMTLNGHTDSVNSVTPLADWRLASGSSDRTIKVWDLSKPDGEQCVATLEGHTNRVISVTPLADGRLASGSHDCSVRVWDLSKPDGEQCVVTLKGHTRQVTSVTPLADGRLASGSDDMTVKVWDLSKPDGEQCVATLKGHTSLVASVTSLADGRLASGSFDETVRVWDLNKPDGKRCVATLAGHAGAVFSVTPLAVGRLASASTDNTLKVWALSKDSETKKTY; from the coding sequence ATGAAAACAATTAAGCTGCTCGTTATTAATCAGCTGCTTTTATTGCTTGCTCTGTCATTTTTTTTACCGATGACTGGATACGGAAGTGCTTTTTCCATCCTGCCAGAATGGATGTGGCGGGACAGTCCCTCAAATAAGGCGGCAGTTAAAATCAGTCAGATAGTGCTTGCCAATGATGCGCCTTCTCTTCTTTTTTCTTATGAAATCAACAAGACCTCCAGTGATTTTGTTCAGCCAGAAAAAAACCAGGTTTATACCCGCTGGGATGGTTGTAAAAACGACAGCTTGCGTATTTGTTTCCGAAGAGCGGCTAAAGTCTTTGAAGGGGGCTATTCCTATCCTCCCACGATTTCAGGCTCGACAGAGCTTAATGTAGAAATGGGTGAGGTCACGCCAGACGAAGGCGGCTGGCAGTCGGTGGCCAGTGTCCGTTTAACGGGAAAAGGCTCGGGCTGGCTGGTGATTGCAGGGGATGATGGCTGGCGGATTGCACCGGATTGCACCGGTATTGACTCAGATGATTCCAGCGTACTGAACAGGTCTGAAAAGCCGTCAGTCGATCTTGTTGTCCCGACAGCGTTGGTTCTGAAAAAGGGTAATAATGCAGAAAATCATGGCTCGCCCTATTCCCGCCGCTCATTGCCGGACATATCTGACATCACTAAACAAAATAATCTGCCCGGTGATCGTGATGATCTGCTCACCGGTTCTTCTGGTGGCGGCAGCTTCGATGACCACGATGACTCATTTAAAAGGAGACCCGGAGGGAATGACCGCCGCCCTTTATTTTTCTTTGAAGTAACGAGCAGAATGCATGGGGTGGCTGTCAGTATTCCTGGTACAGCTGGTCAGCCCGGGGAGGTTAAAAAACTGGTTTTAAGACCTCAAATCATTCTGGTGATCTGGCGGGGTTGGGAGCGACGGGAGATTCCTGTTACATCGCAAATGTGGTGTTCAATAAAGCGGGCAGGGCTTGATGGGGATCCGGGACTGTTCCTCGCTTTGGCTGAAAGCGATCCGGATAAATTGAAAGAAACGCTTGAAAACTATTTGAAAAAGCACTCGCCCCTTGCCGACGTCCTTAGCTATCACTGTGAAGACCTCAACCTGAACCCAAAAGCGGGTAATGCCCGATTACTTAGCGTATCGGTTTTTCCGGGCTCTTGCCCTTCGGGAGTGGGATGCTCCGGAGGAGAGAAAGAAGCAAACGGAGCAATGAATGACCTGCCCCGGAATAATCCAGATGGCTATGCCTGTAACAACCATGGTCAGCCGGTTAAAAGTTTTGGTAACAACGGGGGAGGAGGAGACGGTTCCGGGAATCCGGAAATCAACTCATGTACATTCTGCGGGAATGCACAGGTAAACTCCAATGGCTTATGCACAAACTGCCTCACGGCTAAACAGGAGGCGGCTAAAGAGAAGCCATCAACCCCGTCTGGCAATCAGGCAGAAGAAAAAACTACGAATGACGTTTCGGTTAATCCCCTGAAAGAGGTACCGACTTTGCAGACTCTACCACCTGAGATCTTGCTTGAAATAGCTAAGGGCTTGTCATGGCATGATGTTAATCGCTGGAGTTTAACAGCTAAGCGTTTTTTCACAGCTCTCAACATAGAAGAAAAACTGAAAAAACTATCCGATCAATATTATGGCTCTGCTCTGGAAGCGTATAGAAAAATAATAAAAAACAGCGACGTACCTGCTGTTCCAAACAATGCAATTGATGACCCTTTGTTACGGCTTGCTTATCATAGAGCCACAAGCAATAAATACCTGACTTCTCTGGGAAATAGTACTCAGCAGCAATGCGTGGCGACGCTGTATGGGCATACCAACGTTTTGAACTCAGTCACACCATTGGCCGATGGACGGCTGGCTTCTAGCTCTTGTGACAATACCGTAAGGGTGTGGGATCTGAGCAAGCCCGACGGGAAGCAATGCGTGGTAACGCTGGAAGGGCATACCCACTGGGTGAAATCAGTCACGCTACTGGCCGATGGGCGGCTGGCTTCCGGCTCTTTAGACAAGACCGTAAAGGTGTGGGATCTAAGCAAGCCCGCCGGGGAGCAATGTGTGATGACGCTGAATGGGCATACCGACAGCGTGAACTCAGTCACGCCATTGGCCGATTGGCGGCTGGCTTCCGGCTCTAGTGACAGGACCATAAAGGTGTGGGATCTGAGCAAGCCCGACGGGGAGCAATGCGTGGCGACGTTGGAAGGGCATACCAACCGGGTGATCTCAGTCACGCCATTGGCCGATGGGCGGCTGGCTTCCGGCTCTCATGACTGCTCCGTAAGAGTGTGGGATCTGAGCAAGCCCGACGGGGAGCAATGCGTGGTGACGCTGAAGGGGCATACCCGCCAGGTGACCTCAGTCACGCCATTGGCCGATGGGCGACTAGCTTCCGGCTCTGATGACATGACCGTAAAGGTGTGGGATCTAAGCAAGCCCGACGGGGAGCAATGCGTGGCGACGCTGAAAGGGCATACCAGCTTGGTGGCCTCAGTCACGTCATTGGCCGATGGGCGGCTGGCTTCCGGCTCTTTTGACGAGACCGTAAGGGTGTGGGATCTAAACAAGCCCGACGGGAAGCGATGCGTGGCGACGCTGGCGGGGCATGCCGGCGCGGTTTTCTCAGTCACGCCATTGGCCGTTGGGCGGCTGGCTTCCGCCTCTACGGACAACACCTTAAAGGTGTGGGCTCTTAGCAAGGATTCTGAAACGAAGAAAACATATTAG
- a CDS encoding F-box/WD repeat-containing protein, with translation MKTIKLLVINQLLLLLALSFFLPMTGYGSAFSILPEWMWRDSPSNKAAVKISQIVLANDAPSLLFSYEINKTSSDFVQPEKNQVYTRWDGCKNDSLRICFRRAAKVFAGGYSYPPTISGSTELNVEMGEVTPDEGGWQSVASVRLTGKGSGWLAIAGDDGWRIAPDCSGIDSDDSSVLNRSEKPSVDLVVPTALVLEKGNNAEDHGSPYSRRSLPDISDITKQNNLPGDRDDLLTGSSGGGSFDDLDDSFKRRPGGSGRRPLFFFEVTSRMHGVAVSIPGTAGQPGEVKKLVLRPQIILVIWRGWERQEIPVTSQMWCSIKRARLDRDPGLFLALAESDPDKLKETLENYSKKHSPLADVLSYHCEDLNLNPKAGNARLLSVSVFPGSCPSGVGCSGGEKEANGTMNDLPRNNPDGYACNNHGQPIKSFGNNGGGGDGSGNPEINSCTFCGNAQVNSNGLCTNCLMAKQEVSPFEVLPTEILLKIAEGLPLHDVNNWALTNKNFSTLFNTQTKLKILSDRYYGSAAEAYREIIKNGDVPAVPNSEIDDPLLRLAYQRYKSNKYLTSLGNSTQQQCVATLEGHTEEVLSVTPLADGRLASGSEDCTVKVWDLSKPDGSQCVATLEGHTDEVRSVTSLADGRLASASSDNTVRVWDLSKPAGEQCVVTLKKDYTTMNSVTPLADGRLATASRTNNTVWVWDLSKPDGEQCVATLEGHTFWLSSVTPLADGRLASASWDETVRVWDLSKPDGEQCVLTLEGHIDMVNSVTPLADGRLASASSDNTVGVWDLSKPDGEQCVLTLEGHTEVLSVTPLADGRLASASSDKTVRVWDLSKPDGEQCVATLKGHTDVVFSVTQLADGRLASGSKDKTIKVWALSKDSETKKTY, from the coding sequence ATGAAAACAATTAAGCTGCTCGTTATTAATCAGCTGCTTTTATTGCTTGCTCTGTCATTTTTTTTACCGATGACTGGATACGGAAGTGCTTTTTCCATCCTGCCAGAATGGATGTGGCGGGACAGTCCCTCAAATAAGGCGGCAGTTAAAATCAGTCAGATAGTGCTTGCCAATGATGCGCCTTCTCTTCTTTTTTCTTATGAAATCAACAAGACCTCCAGTGATTTTGTTCAGCCAGAAAAAAACCAGGTTTATACCCGCTGGGATGGTTGTAAAAACGACAGCTTGCGTATTTGTTTCCGAAGAGCAGCTAAAGTCTTTGCAGGGGGCTACTCCTATCCTCCCACGATTTCAGGCTCGACAGAGCTTAATGTAGAAATGGGTGAGGTCACGCCAGACGAAGGCGGCTGGCAGTCGGTGGCCAGTGTCCGTTTAACGGGAAAAGGCTCGGGCTGGCTGGCGATTGCAGGGGATGATGGCTGGCGGATTGCACCGGATTGCAGCGGTATTGACTCAGATGATTCCAGCGTACTGAACAGGTCTGAAAAGCCGTCAGTCGATCTTGTTGTCCCGACAGCGTTGGTTCTGGAAAAGGGTAATAATGCAGAAGATCATGGCTCGCCCTATTCCCGCCGCTCATTGCCGGACATATCTGACATCACTAAACAAAATAATCTGCCCGGTGATCGTGATGATCTGCTCACCGGTTCTTCTGGTGGCGGCAGCTTCGATGACCTCGATGACTCATTTAAAAGGCGACCCGGAGGGAGTGGCCGTCGCCCTTTATTTTTCTTTGAAGTAACGAGCAGAATGCATGGGGTGGCTGTCAGTATTCCTGGTACAGCTGGTCAGCCCGGGGAGGTTAAAAAACTGGTTTTAAGACCTCAAATTATTCTGGTGATCTGGCGGGGTTGGGAGCGACAGGAAATTCCTGTTACATCGCAAATGTGGTGTTCAATAAAGCGGGCAAGGCTTGATCGGGATCCGGGACTGTTTCTCGCTCTGGCTGAAAGCGATCCGGATAAATTGAAAGAAACGCTTGAAAACTATTCGAAAAAGCACTCGCCCCTTGCCGACGTCCTTAGCTATCACTGTGAAGACCTCAACCTGAACCCAAAAGCGGGTAATGCCCGATTACTTAGCGTATCGGTTTTTCCGGGATCTTGCCCTTCGGGAGTGGGATGCTCCGGAGGAGAGAAAGAAGCAAACGGAACAATGAATGACCTGCCCCGGAATAATCCAGATGGCTATGCCTGTAACAACCATGGTCAGCCGATTAAAAGTTTTGGTAACAACGGGGGAGGAGGAGACGGTTCCGGGAATCCGGAAATCAACTCATGTACATTCTGTGGGAATGCACAGGTAAACTCCAATGGCTTATGCACAAACTGCCTCATGGCTAAACAAGAAGTGTCGCCTTTTGAGGTTTTACCAACTGAGATCTTGCTTAAAATAGCTGAGGGCTTGCCTTTGCATGATGTTAACAACTGGGCTTTAACAAATAAGAATTTTTCCACTCTTTTCAACACACAAACAAAACTAAAAATCCTATCCGATCGATATTATGGCTCTGCTGCGGAAGCATATAGAGAAATAATAAAAAACGGGGACGTACCTGCTGTTCCAAACAGTGAAATTGATGACCCTTTGTTACGGCTTGCTTATCAAAGATACAAAAGCAATAAATACCTGACTTCTCTGGGAAATAGTACTCAGCAGCAATGCGTGGCGACGCTGGAAGGGCATACCGAGGAGGTGCTCTCAGTCACGCCACTGGCCGATGGGCGGCTGGCTTCCGGCTCTGAAGACTGCACCGTAAAGGTGTGGGATCTGAGCAAGCCCGACGGAAGTCAATGCGTGGCGACGCTGGAAGGACATACCGACGAGGTGCGCTCAGTCACGTCATTGGCCGATGGGCGGCTGGCTTCCGCTTCTTCGGACAATACCGTAAGGGTGTGGGATCTGAGCAAGCCCGCCGGAGAGCAATGCGTGGTGACGCTGAAGAAAGATTATACCACCATGAACTCAGTCACGCCATTGGCCGATGGGCGGCTCGCTACCGCCTCTAGGACGAACAATACCGTATGGGTGTGGGATCTGAGCAAGCCCGACGGGGAGCAATGCGTGGCGACGCTGGAAGGGCATACCTTCTGGTTGTCCTCAGTCACGCCATTGGCCGATGGGCGGCTGGCTTCTGCTTCCTGGGACGAAACCGTAAGGGTGTGGGATCTGAGCAAGCCCGACGGGGAGCAATGCGTGTTGACGCTGGAAGGGCATATCGACATGGTTAACTCAGTCACGCCATTGGCCGATGGGCGGCTGGCTTCCGCTTCTTCGGACAATACCGTAGGGGTGTGGGATCTGAGCAAGCCCGACGGGGAGCAATGCGTGTTGACACTGGAAGGGCATACCGAGGTGCTCTCAGTCACGCCATTGGCCGATGGGCGGCTGGCTTCCGCTTCTTCGGACAAAACCGTAAGGGTGTGGGATCTGAGCAAACCCGACGGGGAGCAATGCGTGGCGACGCTGAAGGGGCATACCGACGTGGTTTTCTCAGTCACGCAATTGGCCGATGGGCGGCTGGCTTCCGGCTCTAAGGACAAGACCATAAAGGTGTGGGCTCTGAGCAAGGATTCTGAAACGAAGAAGACATATTAG
- a CDS encoding WD40 repeat domain-containing protein gives MKTIKLIVINQLLLLFAVAFFLPMTGYGSAFSILPEWMGWNSPSNKAAVKISQIVLANDAPSLHFSYEINKTSSDFVQPEKNQVYTRWDGCKNDSLRICFRRAAKVFEGGYSYPPTISGSTELNVEMGEVTPDEGGWQSVASVRLSGKGSGWLVIAGDDGWRIAPDCSGIDSDDSSVLNRSEKPSVDLVVPTALVLEKGNNAEDHGSPYSRRSLPDISDITKQNNLPGDRDDLLTGSSGGGSFDNLDDSFKRRPGGSGRRPLFFFEVTSRMHGVAVSIPGTAGQPGEVKKLVLRPQIILVIWRGWERQEIPVTSQMWGSIKRAGLDGDPGLFLALAESDPDKLKETLENYLKKHSPLADVLSYHCEDLNLDPKAGNARLLSVSVFPGSCPSGVGCSGGEKEANGAMNDLPQNNPDGYACNNHGQPVKSFGNNGGGGDGSGNPEINSCTFCGNAQVNSNGLCTNCLMAKQEVSPFEVLPTEILLKIAEGLSWRDVNRWSLINKNFLNRLNTQIKPKILFDQYYGSAAKAYRKVIKNGDVPAVPNSEIDDPLLRLACHRFASNRYLTSLGNSTQQQCVVTLYGHIYEVTSVTPLADGRLASGSWDKTVKVWDLSKPDREQCVATLKGHTSWVNSVTLLADGRLASGSRDKTVKVWDLSKPDGERCVVTLSGHIFYVTSVTPLADGRLASGSYDKTVKVWDLSKPPGKECVATLHGHTKWVNSVTPLADGRLASGSHDCSVRVWDLSKPDGEQCVVTLEGHTFWLSSVTPLADGRLATASRTDNTVWVWDLSKPNGKQCVATLEGHTFWLSSVTPLADGRLASASSDNTVGVWDLSKPQGSQYVATLEGHTNAVLSVTPLADGRLASASSDNTVRVWDLSKPDGEQCVATLKGHTDVVFSVTQLADGRLASGSKDKTIKVWVLSKNSETK, from the coding sequence ATGAAAACAATTAAGCTGATCGTTATTAATCAGCTGCTTTTATTGTTTGCCGTGGCATTTTTTTTACCGATGACTGGATACGGAAGTGCTTTTTCCATCCTGCCAGAATGGATGGGGTGGAACAGTCCCTCAAATAAGGCGGCCGTTAAAATCAGTCAGATAGTGCTTGCCAATGATGCGCCTTCTCTTCATTTTTCTTATGAAATCAACAAGACCTCCAGTGATTTTGTTCAGCCAGAAAAAAACCAGGTTTATACCCGCTGGGATGGTTGTAAAAACGACAGCTTGCGTATTTGTTTCCGAAGAGCGGCTAAAGTCTTTGAAGGGGGCTATTCCTATCCTCCCACGATTTCAGGCTCGACAGAGCTTAATGTAGAAATGGGTGAGGTCACGCCAGACGAAGGCGGCTGGCAGTCGGTGGCCAGTGTCCGTTTATCGGGAAAAGGCTCGGGCTGGCTGGTGATTGCAGGGGATGATGGCTGGCGGATTGCACCGGATTGCAGCGGTATTGACTCAGATGATTCCAGCGTACTGAACAGGTCTGAAAAGCCGTCAGTCGATCTTGTTGTCCCGACAGCGTTGGTTCTGGAAAAGGGTAATAATGCAGAAGATCATGGCTCGCCCTATTCCCGCCGCTCATTGCCGGACATATCTGACATCACTAAACAAAATAATCTGCCCGGTGATCGTGATGATCTGCTCACCGGTTCTTCTGGTGGCGGCAGCTTCGATAACCTCGATGACTCATTTAAAAGGAGACCCGGAGGGAGTGGCCGTCGCCCTTTATTTTTCTTTGAAGTAACGAGCAGAATGCATGGGGTGGCTGTCAGTATTCCTGGTACAGCTGGTCAGCCCGGGGAGGTTAAAAAACTGGTTTTAAGACCTCAAATTATTCTGGTGATCTGGCGGGGTTGGGAGCGACAGGAGATTCCTGTTACATCGCAAATGTGGGGTTCAATAAAGCGGGCAGGGCTTGATGGGGATCCGGGACTGTTTCTCGCTCTGGCTGAAAGCGATCCGGATAAATTGAAAGAAACGCTTGAAAACTATTTGAAAAAGCACTCGCCCCTTGCCGACGTCCTTAGCTATCACTGTGAAGATCTCAATCTGGACCCAAAAGCGGGTAATGCCCGATTACTTAGCGTATCGGTTTTTCCGGGATCTTGCCCTTCGGGAGTGGGATGCTCCGGAGGAGAGAAAGAAGCAAACGGAGCAATGAATGACCTGCCCCAGAATAATCCAGATGGCTATGCCTGTAACAACCATGGTCAGCCGGTTAAAAGTTTTGGTAACAACGGGGGAGGAGGAGACGGTTCCGGGAATCCGGAAATCAACTCATGTACATTCTGTGGGAATGCACAGGTAAACTCCAATGGCTTATGCACAAACTGCCTCATGGCTAAACAAGAGGTGTCGCCTTTTGAGGTTTTACCAACTGAGATCTTGCTTAAAATAGCTGAGGGCTTGTCATGGCGTGATGTTAACCGCTGGAGTTTAATAAATAAGAATTTTTTGAATCGTCTCAACACACAAATAAAACCGAAAATTCTATTCGATCAATATTATGGCTCTGCTGCGAAAGCGTATAGAAAGGTAATAAAAAACGGGGACGTACCTGCTGTTCCAAACAGTGAAATTGATGACCCTTTGTTACGGCTTGCTTGTCATAGATTCGCAAGCAATAGATACCTGACTTCTCTGGGAAATAGTACTCAGCAGCAATGCGTGGTGACGCTGTATGGACATATCTACGAGGTGACCTCAGTCACACCATTGGCCGATGGGCGGCTGGCTTCCGGCTCTTGGGACAAGACCGTAAAGGTGTGGGATCTGAGCAAACCCGACAGGGAGCAATGCGTGGCGACGCTGAAGGGGCATACTAGCTGGGTGAACTCAGTCACGTTATTGGCCGATGGGCGGCTGGCTTCCGGCTCTCGGGACAAAACCGTAAAGGTGTGGGATCTGAGCAAGCCCGACGGGGAGCGATGCGTAGTGACACTGAGTGGGCATATCTTCTATGTGACCTCAGTCACGCCATTGGCCGATGGGCGGCTGGCTTCCGGCTCTTATGACAAGACTGTAAAGGTGTGGGATCTGAGCAAGCCCCCCGGGAAGGAATGCGTGGCGACGCTGCATGGGCATACCAAATGGGTGAACTCAGTCACGCCACTGGCCGATGGGCGGCTGGCTTCCGGCTCTCATGACTGCTCCGTAAGAGTGTGGGATCTGAGCAAGCCCGACGGGGAGCAATGCGTGGTGACGCTGGAAGGGCATACCTTCTGGTTGTCCTCAGTCACGCCATTGGCCGATGGGCGGCTCGCTACCGCCTCTAGGACGGACAATACCGTATGGGTGTGGGATCTGAGCAAGCCCAACGGGAAGCAATGCGTGGCGACGCTGGAAGGGCATACCTTCTGGTTGTCCTCAGTCACGCCATTGGCCGATGGGCGACTGGCTTCCGCTTCTTCGGACAATACCGTAGGGGTGTGGGATCTGAGTAAGCCCCAAGGAAGTCAATACGTGGCGACGCTAGAGGGGCATACCAACGCTGTGCTCTCAGTCACGCCATTGGCCGATGGGCGGCTGGCTTCCGCTTCTTCGGACAATACCGTAAGGGTGTGGGATCTGAGCAAACCCGACGGGGAGCAATGCGTGGCGACGCTGAAGGGGCATACCGACGTGGTTTTCTCAGTCACGCAATTGGCCGATGGGCGGCTGGCTTCCGGCTCTAAGGACAAGACCATAAAGGTGTGGGTTCTGAGCAAAAATTCTGAAACGAAGTAA
- a CDS encoding WD40 repeat domain-containing protein, producing the protein MKTIKLIVINQLLLLFAVAFFLPMTGYGSAFSILPEWMWWNSPSNKAAVKISQIVLARDAPSLLFSYEINKTSSDFVQPEKNQVYTRWDGCKNDSLRICFRRAAKVFEGGYSYPPTISGSTELNVEMGEVTPDEGGWQSVASVRLTGKGSGWLAIAGDDGWRIAPDCSGIDSDDSSVLNRSEKPSVDLIVPTERVLEKGNNAEDHGSPYSRRSLPDISDITKQNNLPGDRDDLLTGSSGGGSFDDLDDSFKRRPGGSGRRPLFFFEVTSRMHGMAVSIPGTAGQPGEVKKLVLRPQIILVIWRGWERQEIPVTSQMWGSIKRAGLDRDPGLFLALAESDPDKLKETLENYSKKHSPLADVLSYHREDLNLNPKAGNARLLSVSVFPGSCPSGVGCSGGEKEANGAMNDLPRNNPDGYACNNHGQPVKSFGNNGGGGDGSGNPEINSCTFCGNAQVNSNGLCTNCLMAKQEAAKEKPSSHLSLPTAREDKGNNLLTALINGITWFFGRATNPSANQKGGLSLVNLPIEILFEIAKGLSWRDINSWSLTAKSFFAVFYTFNIKEKLTKISCHYYGSAEEAYREIIKNMDLPAVPNSEIDDPLLRLAYQRYKSNKYLTSLGNSTEQQCVATLEGHNDWIHSVTPLADGRLASASRDRTVKVWDLSKPDGKQCVATLSGQHTKAVTSVTQLADGRLASVSGGKTVKVWDLSKPHGKRCVKRLKGHTNKVSSVTPLADGRLASVSADCTVRVWDLSKLHRRQCVATLEGHTFWISSVTQLADGRLASGTDRGTIRVWDLSKPHGKQCVAKPAAHGFGLLSVTPLADGRLACAYQDKTVKVLDLSKPFREQCVETLYGHTNEVTSVMSLVDGRLASASSDNTVKVWDLSKPDGEQCVATLKGHTDVVFSVTQLADGRLASASVDKTIKVWALSKDSETTKTYWLMEKIYWLTNKIYCSIM; encoded by the coding sequence ATGAAAACAATTAAGCTGATCGTCATTAATCAGCTGCTTTTATTGTTTGCCGTGGCATTTTTTTTACCGATGACTGGATACGGAAGTGCTTTTTCCATCCTGCCAGAATGGATGTGGTGGAACAGTCCCTCAAATAAAGCGGCCGTTAAAATCAGTCAGATAGTGCTTGCCAGAGATGCGCCTTCTCTTCTTTTTTCTTATGAAATCAACAAGACCTCCAGTGATTTTGTTCAGCCAGAAAAAAACCAGGTTTATACCCGCTGGGATGGTTGTAAAAACGACAGCTTGCGTATTTGTTTCCGAAGAGCGGCTAAAGTCTTTGAAGGGGGCTACTCCTATCCTCCCACGATTTCAGGCTCGACAGAGCTTAATGTAGAAATGGGTGAGGTCACGCCAGACGAAGGCGGCTGGCAGTCGGTGGCCAGTGTCCGTTTAACGGGAAAAGGCTCTGGCTGGCTGGCGATTGCAGGGGATGATGGCTGGCGGATTGCACCGGATTGCAGCGGTATTGACTCAGATGATTCCAGCGTACTGAACAGGTCTGAAAAGCCGTCAGTTGATCTTATTGTCCCTACAGAGCGGGTTCTGGAAAAGGGTAATAATGCAGAAGATCATGGCTCGCCCTATTCCCGCCGCTCATTGCCGGACATATCTGACATCACTAAACAAAATAATCTGCCCGGTGATCGTGATGATCTGCTCACCGGTTCTTCTGGTGGCGGCAGCTTCGATGACCTCGATGACTCATTTAAAAGGCGACCCGGAGGGAGTGGCCGTCGCCCTTTATTTTTCTTTGAAGTAACGAGCAGAATGCATGGGATGGCTGTCAGTATTCCTGGTACAGCTGGTCAGCCCGGGGAGGTTAAAAAACTGGTTTTAAGACCTCAAATCATTCTGGTGATCTGGCGGGGTTGGGAGCGACAGGAGATTCCTGTTACATCGCAAATGTGGGGTTCAATAAAGCGGGCAGGGCTTGATCGGGATCCGGGACTGTTTCTCGCTCTGGCTGAAAGCGATCCGGATAAATTGAAAGAAACGCTTGAAAACTATTCGAAAAAGCACTCGCCCCTTGCCGACGTCCTTAGCTATCACCGTGAAGATCTCAACCTGAACCCAAAAGCGGGTAATGCCCGATTACTTAGCGTATCGGTTTTTCCGGGCTCTTGCCCTTCGGGAGTAGGATGCTCCGGAGGAGAGAAAGAAGCAAACGGAGCAATGAATGACCTGCCCCGGAATAACCCAGATGGCTATGCCTGTAACAACCATGGTCAGCCGGTTAAAAGTTTTGGTAACAACGGGGGAGGAGGAGACGGTTCCGGGAATCCGGAAATCAACTCATGTACATTCTGTGGGAATGCACAGGTAAACTCCAATGGCTTATGCACAAACTGCCTCATGGCTAAACAGGAGGCGGCTAAAGAGAAGCCATCATCCCACCTGTCTTTACCTACGGCGCGGGAAGATAAAGGAAATAACCTGCTTACAGCGCTTATTAATGGAATTACCTGGTTTTTTGGCAGGGCAACAAACCCGTCTGCCAACCAGAAAGGGGGGTTGTCTTTAGTGAATCTACCAATTGAGATCTTGTTTGAAATAGCTAAGGGCTTGTCATGGCGTGATATTAACAGCTGGAGTTTAACAGCTAAGTCTTTTTTCGCAGTTTTCTACACATTCAACATAAAAGAAAAACTGACAAAAATATCCTGCCACTATTATGGCTCTGCTGAGGAAGCGTATAGAGAAATAATAAAAAACATGGATTTACCTGCTGTTCCAAACAGTGAAATTGATGACCCTTTGTTACGGCTTGCTTATCAAAGATACAAAAGCAATAAATACCTGACTTCTCTGGGAAATAGTACTGAGCAGCAATGCGTGGCGACGCTGGAAGGGCATAACGACTGGATTCACTCAGTCACGCCACTGGCCGACGGGCGGCTGGCTTCCGCCTCTCGGGACAGGACCGTAAAGGTGTGGGATTTGAGCAAGCCCGACGGGAAGCAATGCGTGGCGACACTGAGTGGACAACATACCAAAGCGGTGACCTCAGTCACTCAATTGGCCGATGGGCGGCTGGCTTCCGTCTCTGGTGGCAAGACCGTAAAGGTGTGGGATCTGAGCAAGCCCCACGGAAAGCGATGCGTGAAGAGGCTGAAGGGGCATACCAACAAGGTTTCCTCAGTCACGCCATTGGCCGATGGGCGGCTGGCTTCCGTCTCTGCTGACTGCACCGTAAGGGTGTGGGATCTGAGCAAGCTCCACAGAAGGCAATGCGTGGCGACGCTGGAGGGGCATACCTTCTGGATTTCCTCAGTCACGCAATTGGCCGATGGGCGGCTGGCTTCCGGCACTGATAGAGGAACGATAAGGGTGTGGGATCTGAGCAAGCCCCACGGAAAGCAATGCGTGGCGAAGCCGGCAGCACATGGCTTCGGTTTGCTCTCAGTCACGCCATTGGCCGATGGACGGCTGGCTTGCGCCTATCAAGACAAGACTGTAAAGGTGTTGGATCTGAGTAAGCCCTTCAGGGAGCAATGCGTGGAGACGCTGTATGGGCATACCAACGAGGTGACGTCAGTCATGTCATTGGTCGATGGGCGACTGGCTTCCGCCTCTTCTGACAATACCGTAAAGGTGTGGGATCTGAGCAAGCCCGACGGGGAGCAATGCGTGGCGACACTGAAGGGGCATACCGACGTGGTTTTCTCAGTCACGCAATTGGCCGATGGGCGTCTGGCTTCCGCCTCTGTTGACAAGACCATAAAGGTGTGGGCTCTGAGCAAGGATTCTGAAACGACAAAAACATATTGGTTAATGGAGAAAATATATTGGTTAACAAATAAAATATATTGCTCAATCATGTAA